The following proteins are co-located in the Nomia melanderi isolate GNS246 chromosome 1, iyNomMela1, whole genome shotgun sequence genome:
- the LOC143176912 gene encoding histone-lysine N-methyltransferase SETMAR — MECKNRHFRHILRFYFHKKAAKAAKVHKKICEIYGVDYLIERTCQNWFKKFRSRHFSLKGDQRSSRPSEADDDKMKAIIEFNRHITVREIAKRLNISHITIENHIKYLGFVKKLDIWGPHELKEIHLTQRTNICDMHFKRNAIDPILKRIVTGDEKWTVYNNNKNNNNKFTKLFKW; from the coding sequence ATGGAGTGCAAAAATAGACATTTTCGACATATTttacgtttttattttcataagaaaGCGGCTAAAGCGGCTAAAGTTCACAAAAAGATATGTGAAATTTATGGTGTTGATTACTTAATAGAACGCACGTGTCAGAATTGGTTTAAAAAATTTCGGTCTAGACATTTTTCACTTAAAGGTGACCAGCGTTCTAGTCGACCTTCTGAAGCTGATGATGACAAAATGAAAGccataattgaatttaatcgtCATATCACTGTGCGAGAGATTGCAAAGAGGTTAAATATATCACACATAACAATTGAAAATCACATAAAATATCTTGGATTCGTTAAGAAGCTCGATATTTGGGGTCCGCATGAAttgaaagaaattcatttaacacaACGAACCAATATTTGCGATATGCATTTCAAACGTAATGCAATCGACCCTATTTTGAAACGAATTGTCACTGGTGATGAAAAATGGACCGTTTACAACaacaataagaataataataataagtttacaaaactttttaaatggtaa